CACGATCGAGCAGATCCGGTTCGTTCTCGAGGGACACCATGGCGGCACGCTGGGCGGGCTCGGTGACCGAGAGGGGAATCGCGACGGCGCGCGCGGCATCCATGATGTACTCCGCGCCGATCGCGTAGCCGATGCGGAGTCCCGCGAGGCCGTACGCCTTGGAGAAGGTGCGCAGAACAACGAGATTCGGGTAGCGGTCGAGAAGCTCCTCACCCCGAACCGCATCCGGATCGGTCACGAACTCCGCGTACGCCTCGTCGAGGAGAACGAGGACCGTGGACGGGACCGCAGCCATGAATCGTTCGAACTCGTCACGCGTGACCGCCGTGCCCGTCGGGTTGTTGGGGCTGCACACGATCGCAACTCGGGTGCGATCCGTCACGGCCGCAGCCATGGCGTCGAGGTCGTGACGGCCGTCGCTCGTGAGCGGCACCTGCACACTCGTGGAGCCCGCGGTCGCCACGAGCAGCGGGTAGGCCTCGAAGCTGCGCCACGCGTAGAGCACCTCGTCCCCCGGCGCGCTCGCGGCCGAGATGAGTTGTGCCAGCACGGCGACCGACCCCGCGCCCACCTGAACCTGCTCGGGTGAGATCCCGAACTTGGCGCCGATCATCCCGCGAACACCCGCAGCCGAGGCCTCGGGATAGCGATTGATGCTGCTCTGGGAGAGTGCAGCCGTGACCGCCGGGAGGGGCGGGTAGGGGTTCTCGTTGGAGGAGAGCTTGAAGGCATCCTCAGCGGCCGTTCTGCCCTGGCGGTACGGCACGATCGATTCGATCTCGGGCCTCAGTCGCACGCGGTGGCTCGTCATCCGACCAGCCTATTCGCGGCGCACCCACCAGCCCGTTGCCACCGGGTGCTCACACGGGCATAGTGGTGGCCATGACCTTCCTGGTGCGCATCCTCATCAACGCCATCGCCCTGTGGCTCACAACCCTCCTTGTCGCGGGGGTCGCGGTGCTGCCCTACGCTCCCAACGACACTCTCGCGACTGTGCTCACGTACCTGCTCGTCGCCCTCATCTTCGGCATCGTCAATGGCGTCGTCGGCAACTTCATCCGTATCGTCGCCTTCCCGATTTACATCCTCACGCTCGGCCTCATCTCCTTCATCGTCAACGGTCTACTCCTCCTCCTTGTCGCGTGGATCTCCTCCCTCCTCGGCTTCGGTCTGGTCGTTGATGGCTTCTGGTGGGGTGTGCTCGGAGCACTCGTGCTCGGTCTCATCAGCTGGCTCATCGGCATCCTGCTCCGTCCGCTCACGAAGGACCGCTGACCTTCTGCTTGAGTTCGGGTGCATCGACCCGAGCCGTCACATAGTCGACCGACGAGACGAGTCGGCCCCCAGCGCTGAACGCCGTAAGGGATGCCGCTGCATCCGTGAGTCGCGTCTGCGTGCTGCCGTCCATGAGCCCCGCCGTCTCCACGTATCCGGGTCGCTGATGCCCTGGCAGGATCGGCGCGTCTGAGAAGTCCGTCTCCGCGGATGCCCAGCGCTCCACAATGACGGCGTGCGTGTTCTCCTGGGCTCCGCCGAGCGCCGCCACGGGATCGTCGGTGTGCTCGACGATCACCGCGTTGACCGTGTCGGGAATGGGGATCTGCCCCGTTGCACCGCCGAAGGTCACGAGACCTTGGGTGTTGAACCCACCAGAGGTCGCGAGATGCGCGGCCGTTGCAGCGCCCTGCGAGTACCCGGTGAACTGCACCTCATCGTCGGGCCGGATGCCCGCCTCCGCCATCGCCGCGAGCACGGCGTCGTACGAGCCACTCCCCGCGCCCATCGCGTTGCTGATGTTGCTCGCCATGTCGAACGGCTCCCCGACCGCGGCCGGATCGAAGTCGACGGTGGCACCGACGTATACCTCGTAGCGCCTCGTGCCGTCGGGCATCTCGTAGGTTTCGATGCGCACCTGTGCACCGTCGTCCTCGCTGGAGATGGGGATGCGCGAGAAGCGATCGGAGAACGTGGCGGGGGTCGCGAGGGGGACGCGCGGGGAGGGTCGGGCATCCGTCACCCGTACCGGACTCTCCTGGAGCAACCCGAGCGGTCTGCCGAACGCGGCGACGGCGGACGCGGCGAACGGAACACCCGTGATGCCGAGACCCTGATCACCGAGGAGCGCGACAAGCCCGGGTGGCACACCGAGTCGCGCCAGGATCGCGTCGTCGGCCCCCATCGTGATCGCGCGGATCGCACGGATGACCGTGGGATTGCTCAGGACGGCATTGCGCTGCTCGGGGCTCGCGAGCAGCAGGGCTCCACCCGCGACGAGAAACGGCCCGGCGATGAGGGGTGCGAGGAGCCCCAACGAGTAGGCCCACCCGTCGACGGCGGCACCGACGGTCCACCGCGCCGCGTCTTCGGCCACCGTGTAGCCGCGGGCCGCGGCCGAAAGCCCGAGGGAGAGAAACCGCGCCTCGGCCTCAACGAGGTGCAGCGCGATTCTTGCGCGCTCGAGCTCCTGCGCGGCGCGCATCGCCGCTGCTGGCGCTCCACTGGGCGAGGTGTCGATCACGGTGGTCGCGAAATCCAGATCGACCCGGATCGCCACGGCCTCATCGGCGAGCACCCACAGTCGGTCGGCGAGCGCGACAAGACTTTCGGTTTCGACCGCGGCGGTGCCACCCGACACGTGCACGACGTCACTCACGAGCGGCCACGATTCGTGAGGCGCTCGCGATGAGGCCCACCGCCGAGTTCATGGCGTCACACGCGGTGCTCGCACTCGAGTGCAACGCGAGCGACGCGGAGTTGTACGCGCCCCGCGCCGGCCCGATCCAGTCCAGCGGCGGTGCAGCAACGAGATCGGCGGTGAGTCGCTCGACTCGGGCCCGGAGCGGGCCGATCGCGCCGAGCTGGAGCTCGAGGGAAGCGAGGAGGAGGGCATCCCGTTCGTTTGTCATCCGTTGAGCATCCCCACCGTGCCGCGGACGCCGGGTTGTACGCCGACATTCGGGGGACAACGAGGGGAAATCGACCCTGGTGGGGAGGGGAGGTCGCGGGGACAATGGGGGGATGTCGTTTGAGCGCGCACTGAGTCAGCCCGCGCTTTTTCGTATCTGCTTCGTCTGCACCGGCAATATCTGCCGGTCTCCGATGGCTGAAACCGTCTTCACCGACCTCGTGCGCAGGGCGGGCCTCGAACGCAGCATCGCCGTGATGTCCGCAGGAACGGGCGATTGGCATGTTGGCGAACCCTCGGATGACCGCACGCTGACGGCCCTCGCGGCGCAGGGTTACAACGGCTCAGGCCACCGTGCCCGCCAGTTCGACCCGGCCTGGTTCGCCGATCTCGACCTCGTGGTGGTCTTCGATCGAAGCCAGGAGCGCATCCTCAAAGCCTGGGCGGGCAACGAGCAGGACCGGTCGAAAGTACAGTTGTTGCTGAGCTTCGACGGCGAGCAGGCCGAGTTGGGTGATGTGCCCGACCCGTACTACTCCGACGCCGCGATGTTCGACAGGGTCCTCGGGATGACCGTGCGAGCCTGTACAGCACTCTTCCGGCAGATCACGCCGGCAATCCGACAGGGAGTTACATGAGCCTGCCCCCCCAGCCCTTGAGTCCTCTCGACGGACGCTACCGCGCCGCGGTCGCCACCCTCGGGGATCACCTGTCGGAGGCCGGGCTGAACCGGGCACGAGTCCGTGTCGAGGTCGAGTGGTTGCTCTACCTCACCGACCATGAGCTCTTCGGTAGTCAGCGTCTCGACCACGAGCAGGCTCGTGTGCTTCGCGAGTTCGCCGCCGAGTTCGGACAGCGGGAGATCGATCGCCTCGCCGAACTCGAGGCAACGACCCGCCACGACGTGAAGGCCGTCGAGTACCTCGTTCGCGAGAAGCTCGCCGAGCTGGGGCTCAACTCGGTGGCCGAGCTCACCCACTTCGCCGCGACGAGCGAAGACATCAACAACCTGTCCTACGCGCTCACCATCGGTGCGGCCGTTCGGGAGGTCTGGCTGCCCGCGTACCGAACCGTCATCGACACCCTTCGCGGTCTCGCCGTCGAGCACCGTGACGCCCCCATGCTCTCGCGCACCCACGGGCAGCCCGCGACCCCCACGACGATGGGCAAGGAACTCGCGGTTGTCGTCTACCGCTTGGAGCGCATCCTCGCGCAAGTCGAGGCGACCGAGTATCTCGGCAAGTTCAGCGGAGCGAGCGGCACGTTCTCGGCGCACCTGTCGGCGGGGCCCGAGTTGGACTGGCCCGCGATCTCACAGGAGTTCGTGACATCCCTCGGCCTCACCTGGAACCCGCTCACCACGCAGATCGAGTCACACGACTGGCAGGCCGAGCTCTACGCGCGCATCTCCCACGCCAATCGTGTGCTGCACAATCTGTGCACGGATGTGTGGACCTACATCTCTCTCGGATACTTCCGGCAGATCCCGCAGGCTGGCGCCACGGGTTCCTCCACGATGCCGCACAAGATCAACCCGATCCGTTTCGAGAACGCCGAGGCCAACCTCGAACTCTCGAGTGCGCTCCTCGACTCGCTCGGAGCGACACTCGTCACAAGCCGCCTGCAGCGCGACCTCACCGACTCGACGACCCAACGCAATGTCGGTGTCGCGCTCGGCCACTCGCTCCTCGCCCTTGACAACATCGCGCGAGGGCTTGGGGAGATCAGCCTCGACCAGGCGGCTCTGGATGCCGACCTCGACTCGAACTGGGAGGTGCTCGCCGAGGCCATCCAGACGGTCATCCGCGCGGAGGTAACGGCGGGGCGCAGCTCGATCGCCGACCCCTACGCGGTGCTCAAGGAGCTCACGCGCGGCCGTCGGGTCGGGCAACCCGAGCTCGTGGAGTTCATCGACGGTCTCGACATCGGGGACGAGGCCAAGGCGCGGCTGCGCGGCCTGACCCCCGCGACCTACGCGGGCCTCGCGTCATCCCTCGTCACCTACATCGAGCACTGATCTCGGTGGACGTCGCTCAGCGTCGTCCCGCTCGCTGAGGTTTGGTTCACGCGGCCCGTAACCTCAGCGGCTAGTGACCGCGGCGGGGCCAGTCAGCGCGGCTAGTGACCGCGGCGGCCGCCCTGCTCGTTGTCTTGCTCGCGGATGTCGAGCTTCTCGTCACCCGTCGGCTGCACGGCGAGCGACAGCATCGCCAACCCGACGAGGGCCACGATGAACGCGATGCCGAGAAAAACGAGCGAGAGGCTCACGTCGCGCGTCGACATGAGCACCACGAGTCCCGCGAAGATGCCAAGAACGGCGGAGAGCCCAACGAGCTCAGCGGGTCGCGTGCGATCACGGCGGGAAGGGGCGGACATCATGCGCTCGTTTCAACGGGTTCTGGGGTGGTGGCGAACTTGAGGGAGAGCCCCGCAATCACGAGGAACACACCGACGATCGCACCGTAGGCCCCCAACAATCCCACGATGATGACGGATGCCGTGAGCTGATACCCGTTGTCGTCGACCGTGTATTCCTGCACAAAGTCCGGGGGCACCACGAGCACCACGATGGCGAGCACAACGGTGAGCGCTCCGAGAAACAGGCGGTCCCGGGATACCGCGCTCCCCCGCGACCGGATGCCGAGGTAAATCTCGAGGAATCCGGTCGTGACCGCCCACGCGCTCACGAGGAACACGAGATACGGGAGACCGCCACCCGGCACGATGAGCGCCGCTGCTCCGAGCAGCACTCCGAGGGCTGCCTGCACGAGGCTCAGGCTGCGCGTTGATCCGGTCTCGTCGCGCAGTGCGAAGGCGCCGATCGCGATTCCGGTGACGACTCCGAAGATGCCGAACACGATGAGTCCGAGTGTTGCGGAGTGGTCGGCCGAGAAGGTGATGGCGATACCGAGGGCGATCGCCGGGACCGCCCTGGCAAGCGGAGCGATCCAGGACTTCACCCCTCCAGTCTAGGTTCCGTGCGGCTGGGCACCGCCCGCGAGCGCCTAGGCTGTCGTGATGCCGTTCGACGCCTCCGCCTACCCGTCCGATCTGCCCGATCTCGGCCTTCTCCTCGATGTCGACGGGCCCATCGCGAGCCCCGTCTCACGGAGCATCGCGATCCCGTCGATCCTCGACGATCTCGTCGCGCTCACGGCCGCGGGTGTGCCCGTCGCGTTCATCACCGGCCGCTCGGATGCCTTCATCCGCGACAACGTTGTCGCGCCCCTCCTCGAGCGCGGACTGGCCGATGCCCTCTCGACTCCCGGCGCCCGCATGTACGGCGTCTTCGAGAAGGGTGGCTCGTGGGCGACGATCGACGCGCACGGCATGGGCGAGGTCGAGGTCGATAGCGCGCTCGCGTTCGGCCCCGACGCCATCGGCGGTGTGCGCGAACTCGTGGAGCACGAGTACTCCGACTCGATGTTCTTCGATGAGACCAAACGCGCCATGATCTCGATCGAACAGCGCACGGATGTTGAGAACGCCGACTACCTCGAGGTGCAGCCGCACTTCGAGCGCGCGGCGTTCGACCTCGTCTCAGGCCTGGGTTACGGGCTCCGCTACCGCGACCGCGAGGCTCCCGACCGTGACGGCGAGCTCCCGTTCCGCATCGACCCCACCATCATCTCGACCGACATCGAGTCCGTACTCCTCGACAAGGACCGGGGAGCCCGCCGTGCGCTCGAGCGCTTCGCCTCGCTCGGCCCACTCCCCCGCCGCTGGGTGAGTATGGGCGACTCGCGCAGCGACTACCTCATGGCCGACTACGTGCACTCCGAAGGCTACGAGGCCACCCATGTCGATGTGCGGCCCTCCGACGGGATGCTCGACCGCCCCTACTCCGTGGTCACCGTCGACGACCTCATCCACGACGAGGCGGGCGCCGCCTACCTCGCGCGCTGCCGCGAACAGCTCGGGGTCTAGCGAGGCTGCGTCGTCTCGGGGGGCTGGGTTACGCGCAGGATGTAGCGCGCGGTGATCGCGACGCGCTCGTCCGGGTCACCGGCGAGCGCCACCGCGAGCGAGCGCGCCGTCTCCGGGGGTAGCTCAGCAAGCGCCTGGGTGAGACGCGTTCGGGAGGAGGCATCCGGTGTCTCGAGGGCGGCGGACACCGCGGCCACAACCTCGGCGCCCCGCTCTTCGTCGTTCGCGAGCAGCCCCAGCATCTCAGCGGCTGGCACATCGTCACGGCCGGCGACGATCATCTCGACGAGAGCGGGCAGCGCGTCAAACCCTCCGCTCCCACCGACGGCGAGCGCGCTCTTGTCGCGCACGACGGAGTCGACGTGGGTGAGCGCGCGTTGCAGGGCATCGATCGCCCCGAGTTTGACGAGTGACTCAACGGCACGTCGGCGCACGGAATCCAACGGGCTCCCCAGCGCCTCCTCGAGCGCCGGCACCGGGTCGCCCTTCGATCGAGCCATCGCCCACGTGAGAGCGCCGGCGACATTCGGATCCTCCTCGGCGAGCGCCGCATCGACGAGGGGCGCGACGGTCGCCCCACCGTGCGAAAGTGCGGCTCGCTGACGGGACGACGGATGCGACGACCCCAACCCCCGCAAGAGTGCAACAAGCCGCGGCACCTCCGTCCACTCCTCCGGCCGAGTGGACCGCACGGCCTCCAGCCGCCGCACGAGCTCCCGGTCCAGTTCGATGCGCTCGCGTGTGCGCGCGATCACCTCGTCGACGATCTGCTGCGGCGAGAGCGCGCCCGGATCGTCGATTGCCGAACGCACCTCGGCGAGCGAGAGCCCGAGCGACCGCAGCGACTCGATCTCGAGGAGGCGCCGAAGGTCCGCGTCGTCGTAGTGCCGGTACCCCGACGACGTTCGGCCGCTCGGCGTGAGGAGTCCGATGTCGTTGTAGTGCCGCAGCATCCGGGCGCTCACGCCAGAGAGGCGCGCGACTTCACCGATGCGCATCGTCGTCCGGTGGCAGGGCCGGTGCAGCCTGCAGCGAGACGGCACGAACCGCCTCGCGGATGAGGTCGTCGAACGTGGCGTCGGGGTCAAGCACAAGCCTCGCGGAGGCGATGGCGTGGGCGCGAGCATCCGCCGTTCCGTGCTTCGCGTGTCGCTCGAGGGTGGGAAGTGATGCGTCGCCGAGGGCGGCGAAGGCACGACTGAGGCTCAAACGCATGGTCGCATCACCGCGCCCGAGCTGGGAGGCGAGCGACTCGGCGAGCACAGCCTCCTCCCCTGGCGGCACGAGAATGGCCGCTGCCCGCCACGCGCTCCGCGCCACTTCGTCGTTTTTGTCGCGCAGAAGTTCGGAGGTGATCGCCCGCCAGCCGCGCTCGTCACCGATCTTGGAGAGTGTGTGGAGCGACTGGCTCCGTGCCTGATCGCCGCCCTCGGCTACTTCGCGCAAAAGGAGCGGCACCGAGACGGATGCGTCGTGCCGCACGATCGCCCACGTGAGCATGTCGCGCACAAAGAAGTCCGGCTCGACGGCGCTCCGGGCCACCAGCACGGTGAGGTACTCGGGCCGCGGGGCTGTGCCGGCGGTCAATGCAGCCTGCAGGCGGTCGGACGATGACTCGCGCTCGAGCGCGGCGGCGAGGGCGGTGGTGTTGGTCGTCATGATGTTCCTCCGACTATCCACCCAAGACCTTCACACCGTGTCAAGGTCAAGTGCAGATTCAGCCGTGCGGCCAAGCGTCGATCGCTGCGGCAACCGCGCGCCGGTCGCGGGGCGACAGATCGCGCACGAGATCCAGCACGGGTTCTGTTGGCTTACCGCGCACGATCGGCACACGCCACGTTCCCACAACAACCCCGTCGGCAAGAACCACGGGTCGGAAGATGCCGTTGCCACCCGGAATCATGGTGGTCATCGCGGCTTCGTCGGCGACAAGCGACCTGTCGGCGTAGCCGAGAATCCACTCGTCGAAACCGGGCAACAGATCGACGCCGGCCGGCCCGGATTCCTCAGCGGGATGCCCGATCATCAGCATCTCCGCACCCTCGACCACCACCCGCTCGAGATCTGGCACCTCCGCGAGCGCGGGACGCAGCACCCCGAGCGGCAGCTTCGTCCACCAGGCGAGATCGGCTTCGCTCATCGGGGCACGCGCGAGGATGACCGACCGCACGACCTCGGGGAGGGCATCCGTCACCGGCTGCCGAGCATTGGTCGCGACGAGCAACTGCTCCTCGCCGTCGAACGGACCCCAGTGGATGAGCCCCGCGAGGGCAAGGTGAACGATGAGGTGGTACCCGCGACCGGCGCTCGTGTCGATACCCGCCGCCTGCCACACCGTCATGGCGTCTGCCCTGCTCTGCGGGCGTTCGGCGAGGGCGGCGAGGAGCAAGCCTCGAGCACGCTCGATCACGGCATCGTCGAGACCGAGGTCGCCTCGCCGCTTGATCATCGATCGGTGCATCCGTTCGCCCGTGTGGGAGAGGAGGAACGCCAGGTGCTCGGGGGTTGTGGCGAAGAGTGTGCCGCGCAGCGGCCAGGAACGCACGAGACGTCCCTCGTCGAAGGCGGCGACAACATCGGCGACCGTGGTGCCCGGCGCCGACCGGATCGCGATCGCTCGCAGAACCGCGCGGAGGTCCTGACCCTGGAAAGCAACGGCGCGATCGACCACCTCGGTCGGTGTGAGCGTGGACCCGTCGAGGAGCTGAGACTGCCGCCGGAGGCGCCGAGCCTGGGGGCCCGCAAGGTGCTGCAT
This genomic window from Antiquaquibacter oligotrophicus contains:
- the purB gene encoding adenylosuccinate lyase is translated as MSLPPQPLSPLDGRYRAAVATLGDHLSEAGLNRARVRVEVEWLLYLTDHELFGSQRLDHEQARVLREFAAEFGQREIDRLAELEATTRHDVKAVEYLVREKLAELGLNSVAELTHFAATSEDINNLSYALTIGAAVREVWLPAYRTVIDTLRGLAVEHRDAPMLSRTHGQPATPTTMGKELAVVVYRLERILAQVEATEYLGKFSGASGTFSAHLSAGPELDWPAISQEFVTSLGLTWNPLTTQIESHDWQAELYARISHANRVLHNLCTDVWTYISLGYFRQIPQAGATGSSTMPHKINPIRFENAEANLELSSALLDSLGATLVTSRLQRDLTDSTTQRNVGVALGHSLLALDNIARGLGEISLDQAALDADLDSNWEVLAEAIQTVIRAEVTAGRSSIADPYAVLKELTRGRRVGQPELVEFIDGLDIGDEAKARLRGLTPATYAGLASSLVTYIEH
- a CDS encoding MerR family transcriptional regulator, producing MRIGEVARLSGVSARMLRHYNDIGLLTPSGRTSSGYRHYDDADLRRLLEIESLRSLGLSLAEVRSAIDDPGALSPQQIVDEVIARTRERIELDRELVRRLEAVRSTRPEEWTEVPRLVALLRGLGSSHPSSRQRAALSHGGATVAPLVDAALAEEDPNVAGALTWAMARSKGDPVPALEEALGSPLDSVRRRAVESLVKLGAIDALQRALTHVDSVVRDKSALAVGGSGGFDALPALVEMIVAGRDDVPAAEMLGLLANDEERGAEVVAAVSAALETPDASSRTRLTQALAELPPETARSLAVALAGDPDERVAITARYILRVTQPPETTQPR
- a CDS encoding phage holin family protein, which produces MTFLVRILINAIALWLTTLLVAGVAVLPYAPNDTLATVLTYLLVALIFGIVNGVVGNFIRIVAFPIYILTLGLISFIVNGLLLLLVAWISSLLGFGLVVDGFWWGVLGALVLGLISWLIGILLRPLTKDR
- a CDS encoding DUF308 domain-containing protein; the encoded protein is MKSWIAPLARAVPAIALGIAITFSADHSATLGLIVFGIFGVVTGIAIGAFALRDETGSTRSLSLVQAALGVLLGAAALIVPGGGLPYLVFLVSAWAVTTGFLEIYLGIRSRGSAVSRDRLFLGALTVVLAIVVLVVPPDFVQEYTVDDNGYQLTASVIIVGLLGAYGAIVGVFLVIAGLSLKFATTPEPVETSA
- a CDS encoding low molecular weight protein-tyrosine-phosphatase, with amino-acid sequence MSFERALSQPALFRICFVCTGNICRSPMAETVFTDLVRRAGLERSIAVMSAGTGDWHVGEPSDDRTLTALAAQGYNGSGHRARQFDPAWFADLDLVVVFDRSQERILKAWAGNEQDRSKVQLLLSFDGEQAELGDVPDPYYSDAAMFDRVLGMTVRACTALFRQITPAIRQGVT
- a CDS encoding DNA glycosylase AlkZ-like family protein translates to MQHLAGPQARRLRRQSQLLDGSTLTPTEVVDRAVAFQGQDLRAVLRAIAIRSAPGTTVADVVAAFDEGRLVRSWPLRGTLFATTPEHLAFLLSHTGERMHRSMIKRRGDLGLDDAVIERARGLLLAALAERPQSRADAMTVWQAAGIDTSAGRGYHLIVHLALAGLIHWGPFDGEEQLLVATNARQPVTDALPEVVRSVILARAPMSEADLAWWTKLPLGVLRPALAEVPDLERVVVEGAEMLMIGHPAEESGPAGVDLLPGFDEWILGYADRSLVADEAAMTTMIPGGNGIFRPVVLADGVVVGTWRVPIVRGKPTEPVLDLVRDLSPRDRRAVAAAIDAWPHG
- a CDS encoding HEAT repeat domain-containing protein; amino-acid sequence: MTTNTTALAAALERESSSDRLQAALTAGTAPRPEYLTVLVARSAVEPDFFVRDMLTWAIVRHDASVSVPLLLREVAEGGDQARSQSLHTLSKIGDERGWRAITSELLRDKNDEVARSAWRAAAILVPPGEEAVLAESLASQLGRGDATMRLSLSRAFAALGDASLPTLERHAKHGTADARAHAIASARLVLDPDATFDDLIREAVRAVSLQAAPALPPDDDAHR
- a CDS encoding histidinol-phosphate transaminase; this translates as MTSHRVRLRPEIESIVPYRQGRTAAEDAFKLSSNENPYPPLPAVTAALSQSSINRYPEASAAGVRGMIGAKFGISPEQVQVGAGSVAVLAQLISAASAPGDEVLYAWRSFEAYPLLVATAGSTSVQVPLTSDGRHDLDAMAAAVTDRTRVAIVCSPNNPTGTAVTRDEFERFMAAVPSTVLVLLDEAYAEFVTDPDAVRGEELLDRYPNLVVLRTFSKAYGLAGLRIGYAIGAEYIMDAARAVAIPLSVTEPAQRAAMVSLENEPDLLDRVARLAALRDEVVAGLTAQGWSIPAPQGNFVWLETGEHTMDAVGAFERHGIIVRPLGGGVRVTIGEDEAVANLLKAAEEVVSMQRTDGSGSGLG